One genomic window of Luteitalea pratensis includes the following:
- a CDS encoding transcriptional regulator has translation MLHVGSGGDFRLGDWLAQPAQCRLSKDGRTVQVRAKVMDLLAYLASRHGQVVSKDDLLNDVWGSQSVSESALTRTVTELRHALGDDADHPHLLETIAKRGYRLIGEVEYVAAGAGASQTASTTPDGDNTAARPAAVSARACTSTAPATAAPLRRHRRVVAAVTCAAALIITSWFVSSGHSRDAAPQAVTSLAVLPFDNGTGDPAIDYISDGITASVMQRLSRVAGLKVISQAAVLYAKKRGDDPQAIAQALGVGSVLTGRLVKRDTRLALALELLDARDARHLWGHRYEVDLREVATLEQAIPVDLVEHLRLTLSAASKRQLARTYTDDAEAHELYLKGRYALKKSHTAGPFLEPFLRSAKQAVTYFEEAIKRDPEYAQAYAGLAYTYLTETGAGLPRQEAARRGRAAAMKALALDPELSEAHLSLGRVLFRDWDFSGADKALTRALDLDPNNEEAHHLYAHLLLELGRIDESLREAQAYLALDPVSEDPMMHFVGHLAWVRQYDDAIAWSVKLRQLNPDAVPWDLCEAYYGKGMYKETAECILERNAGVLTPTQVGDLRSAFARDGIDGVFRVRIEQLKAVTLENHRNIVDIAALYARLGETEESFRYLEQAYAMRAQSVAAIRADVRFDNVRDDPRFADLLRRIGLPPLN, from the coding sequence ATGCTGCACGTGGGTTCGGGAGGTGACTTCCGCCTGGGTGACTGGCTGGCGCAACCAGCCCAATGCCGGCTGTCGAAGGACGGCCGGACTGTGCAGGTGCGCGCCAAGGTCATGGACCTGCTCGCGTACCTGGCCTCGCGGCACGGGCAGGTCGTGTCGAAGGACGACCTGCTGAACGACGTGTGGGGCTCGCAGTCGGTCAGCGAGTCGGCCCTCACGCGCACCGTGACCGAACTGCGGCACGCGCTCGGTGATGACGCCGACCATCCGCACCTGCTTGAGACGATTGCCAAGCGCGGCTATCGGCTAATCGGGGAGGTCGAGTACGTCGCTGCCGGGGCCGGTGCGTCACAAACGGCGTCGACGACTCCAGATGGTGACAACACGGCCGCGCGTCCGGCTGCCGTCAGCGCTCGCGCCTGCACCTCGACGGCTCCCGCCACGGCCGCCCCCCTGAGGCGACACAGGAGAGTCGTCGCCGCCGTCACGTGCGCTGCGGCGCTCATCATCACGTCGTGGTTCGTGTCGAGCGGCCACAGTCGTGATGCCGCCCCGCAGGCGGTGACGTCGCTCGCGGTCCTCCCCTTTGACAACGGAACGGGCGATCCCGCCATCGACTACATCTCCGATGGCATCACGGCCAGCGTGATGCAGCGACTCTCGCGGGTGGCCGGCCTGAAGGTCATCTCGCAGGCCGCCGTGCTGTACGCAAAGAAGCGGGGGGACGACCCGCAGGCAATCGCGCAAGCCTTGGGTGTCGGATCAGTGCTCACCGGCCGGCTCGTCAAGCGCGACACCAGGCTGGCCCTCGCGCTGGAACTGCTCGATGCGCGCGACGCCCGCCATCTCTGGGGCCACCGCTACGAGGTCGACCTGCGTGAGGTCGCTACGCTGGAGCAAGCGATCCCCGTCGACCTCGTCGAGCACCTTCGCCTGACGTTGAGTGCCGCATCGAAACGGCAACTGGCGCGCACGTACACAGACGACGCCGAAGCGCACGAGTTGTACCTGAAGGGACGCTATGCGTTGAAGAAATCGCATACCGCCGGGCCATTCTTAGAACCATTCTTGCGGAGTGCGAAGCAAGCCGTGACCTACTTCGAGGAGGCGATCAAGCGTGACCCCGAGTATGCGCAGGCGTATGCCGGCCTCGCATATACATATCTGACCGAAACCGGAGCCGGCCTGCCGAGGCAGGAAGCGGCGCGCCGCGGCCGCGCAGCTGCGATGAAGGCACTGGCCCTGGACCCGGAACTGTCTGAAGCCCACCTGTCGCTCGGGAGGGTGCTGTTCCGGGATTGGGACTTTTCCGGTGCCGACAAGGCGCTGACGCGAGCGCTCGATCTGGATCCCAACAACGAAGAAGCGCATCACCTGTACGCACACCTGCTGCTCGAACTCGGGCGTATCGACGAATCACTCAGGGAAGCTCAGGCGTATCTGGCGCTCGACCCGGTCTCGGAGGACCCCATGATGCATTTCGTCGGGCACCTTGCCTGGGTCCGTCAGTACGACGACGCCATCGCATGGAGCGTCAAACTCCGTCAACTCAACCCGGATGCGGTCCCGTGGGATCTCTGCGAGGCCTATTACGGCAAGGGGATGTACAAGGAGACCGCCGAATGCATCCTCGAGCGGAACGCGGGTGTTCTGACACCGACGCAGGTCGGCGACCTCAGGTCAGCGTTCGCACGTGACGGCATCGACGGGGTGTTCCGCGTGCGCATCGAGCAGTTGAAGGCCGTCACGCTGGAGAACCACCGGAACATCGTGGACATCGCCGCCCTGTACGCGCGCCTCGGCGAGACAGAGGAGTCGTTCCGGTATCTCGAGCAGGCATACGCCATGCGCGCCCAATCAGTCGCAGCCATCAGGGCCGACGTGCGCTTCGACAACGTGCGCGACGACCCGCGATTCGCCGATCTCCTGCGGCGGATCGGGCTGCCGCCGTTGAATTAA
- a CDS encoding methyltransferase: MPRLNRRRFVTHGALAGAVFTPAFESHEVAPFASPALDVGQDRSTVTTEKPDELVRRLMNGFQLTQLIYIAAKLKIADQLAQGPRAITDLAAVTNSHEESLYRILRTLAGLGVFREEDGRRFRLTPAAEILRSGVPGSLRASAESRGEDWTWRAWGALRESVKTGKTGFDVVYGKNTFDWFAENPEAARLFDEFQANNTSRSAADVVTAYDFSRAMVVVDVGGGNGTLLSEVLRRHTAPRGILFDLPHVVEAAKPVVAAALAPRIQYVGGDFFKAVPEGGDVYILKYILHDWEETRARNILSSCHRAMSSNAKLLVIEDIVCGPNIPCQAKLSDIQMLARTGGRNRTESEYRELLGAGRFDTRRVLPLTSGLAVIEAVRA; the protein is encoded by the coding sequence ATGCCGCGTCTGAACCGTCGTCGATTTGTCACCCATGGAGCGCTGGCCGGAGCCGTGTTCACCCCAGCTTTTGAGAGCCACGAGGTTGCCCCGTTTGCGTCACCAGCGCTGGACGTTGGGCAGGACCGGTCCACCGTCACCACCGAGAAGCCTGACGAACTGGTTCGGCGCTTGATGAACGGCTTTCAACTAACGCAGCTCATTTACATCGCAGCGAAGCTCAAGATCGCTGATCAGCTGGCCCAAGGCCCGCGCGCAATAACCGATCTCGCCGCTGTCACAAACAGTCATGAGGAATCTCTCTACCGGATTCTGAGGACGTTGGCCGGTCTTGGAGTATTCCGCGAAGAAGATGGACGCCGTTTTCGGCTCACACCAGCTGCTGAAATACTTCGCAGCGGGGTGCCAGGTTCATTGCGAGCGTCAGCAGAGTCGCGCGGCGAAGACTGGACGTGGCGGGCATGGGGAGCATTACGCGAAAGCGTCAAGACCGGTAAGACGGGGTTCGATGTGGTGTACGGCAAGAACACGTTCGATTGGTTTGCCGAGAATCCAGAAGCAGCTCGGTTGTTTGACGAATTCCAAGCCAACAACACGTCACGATCTGCCGCTGATGTCGTCACCGCTTACGATTTTTCCCGCGCCATGGTTGTGGTGGACGTTGGAGGAGGGAACGGAACGCTGCTTAGTGAAGTTCTCCGGAGACATACGGCGCCCAGGGGCATTCTGTTCGACTTACCGCATGTGGTAGAGGCTGCGAAACCCGTAGTCGCTGCAGCCCTTGCGCCTCGTATCCAATATGTCGGAGGTGACTTCTTCAAGGCGGTGCCTGAAGGCGGTGACGTCTACATCTTGAAATACATCCTCCACGATTGGGAAGAGACTCGTGCCCGTAACATTCTGTCAAGCTGCCACCGCGCGATGTCTTCCAACGCGAAGTTGCTGGTCATTGAAGACATTGTGTGCGGTCCGAACATTCCGTGCCAAGCCAAGCTCTCTGATATTCAGATGTTGGCCCGGACGGGGGGCAGGAACCGAACGGAATCGGAGTACCGCGAACTGCTGGGCGCCGGAAGGTTTGACACGCGTCGTGTGCTTCCTCTTACTTCCGGTCTCGCCGTGATTGAGGCGGTCCGTGCGTAA
- a CDS encoding transposase produces MGDKSTTVQTRHIDSISDCAGSATPIRRGQVGKYRHIYANGAARQHREATQLRPSMRVSEAACVLDAACYSYSVSARDAGHDCRPCCPALVHGWGASYTARGIDERRLFEPCTRLGGVGDSEAGRHDVVIGRESLDLFAANAKRAVGAWLPTSRQCVGGWSLWHVGGPRRHDRAMKSRVHPTYKTRYRVGNWRLYERALVSRGDVTLWLSPDARAAWIVPPSGRPGGQQRFSNLAIETALTLRLVFRLPLRQTEGFVRSILTVMRTSLDAPDHTTLSRRGQVLKVAVHHILATEPLHLIVDSSGLSVVGEGSGWRRNTADVAREAGRSCI; encoded by the coding sequence ATGGGTGACAAATCGACGACGGTTCAGACGCGGCATATCGACTCCATTTCCGATTGCGCGGGCTCGGCCACACCTATCCGGCGTGGTCAGGTTGGGAAGTACCGGCATATTTACGCGAATGGGGCCGCGCGTCAACATCGTGAGGCGACTCAGCTCAGGCCAAGCATGCGCGTGAGCGAAGCGGCCTGTGTGCTTGACGCCGCTTGCTACTCGTACTCCGTCTCCGCGCGCGACGCGGGCCACGACTGCCGGCCTTGCTGCCCGGCGTTGGTGCACGGCTGGGGGGCCTCCTACACCGCCCGCGGCATCGATGAGCGTCGGCTGTTCGAGCCATGCACTCGATTGGGCGGCGTCGGTGACAGCGAGGCCGGTCGCCATGACGTCGTAATTGGTCGTGAGTCGCTCGATCTGTTCGCGGCCAACGCGAAACGCGCCGTTGGTGCATGGCTCCCGACGTCCCGTCAGTGCGTCGGCGGTTGGAGTCTCTGGCATGTCGGCGGCCCGCGGCGGCATGATCGTGCGATGAAGTCGCGGGTGCATCCTACGTACAAGACGCGCTATCGGGTCGGGAATTGGCGGCTGTACGAACGCGCCCTGGTCAGTCGGGGCGACGTGACGCTGTGGCTGTCGCCCGACGCCAGGGCTGCCTGGATCGTCCCGCCGTCCGGTCGGCCGGGCGGGCAGCAGCGGTTCTCGAATCTGGCGATCGAGACCGCCCTGACGCTTCGATTGGTGTTTCGCTTGCCCTTGCGCCAGACGGAGGGCTTCGTGCGGTCGATCCTGACCGTGATGCGCACCAGTCTCGACGCCCCGGACCACACGACGCTGTCGCGGCGGGGGCAGGTGCTGAAGGTCGCGGTGCACCACATCCTCGCCACAGAACCGCTCCATCTGATCGTCGACAGCTCAGGACTCTCGGTGGTGGGTGAAGGGAGTGGGTGGCGGCGAAACACGGCGGACGTGGCACGCGAGGCTGGAAGAAGCTGCATCTGA
- a CDS encoding transposase — protein MAAKHGGRGTRGWKKLHLSVDRAGMIVAHALTEATVDDASVGADLIGAAPGPVASVTGDAAYDTVAFYEAATARHAQVVVPPIMTARVSRHGPRSGVRDRAITDVEALGRRQWKKASGYHQQARVENAFFRYKSIIGAGLRARSRGGRKVEASLACGVLNHITELGRPESSAIRR, from the coding sequence GTGGCGGCGAAACACGGCGGACGTGGCACGCGAGGCTGGAAGAAGCTGCATCTGAGCGTCGACCGCGCGGGCATGATTGTGGCGCATGCGCTGACGGAGGCGACGGTCGATGACGCGTCCGTGGGCGCCGACCTGATCGGAGCGGCGCCCGGCCCCGTGGCCAGCGTCACGGGGGACGCGGCCTACGACACGGTCGCCTTCTACGAGGCCGCCACCGCGCGACACGCCCAGGTCGTCGTACCGCCGATCATGACGGCACGGGTGTCGCGCCACGGACCACGCTCGGGTGTGCGCGATCGCGCGATCACCGACGTGGAAGCGCTCGGGCGGCGCCAATGGAAGAAGGCCTCGGGCTACCACCAACAGGCACGCGTGGAAAACGCCTTCTTCCGCTACAAGTCCATCATCGGGGCTGGCCTTCGAGCGCGTAGCCGAGGCGGCCGCAAGGTCGAGGCGAGCCTTGCGTGCGGTGTTCTGAATCACATCACCGAGCTTGGCAGGCCCGAGTCGTCAGCAATCAGACGGTGA